The Agrobacterium cucumeris genome has a segment encoding these proteins:
- a CDS encoding SGNH/GDSL hydrolase family protein, whose protein sequence is MIGVTLGIIPGNRAAIVPSLNALSPLRARLTAGQNATIFVNGDSTAYADGGPFQQFASMLGDLHDTKVVLYRWAEWQINAATGPKAYADPITLRNTGEGPTLTVYLAALPGGMAGYMLADQRAAALRIPRPDLCILHHGHNMQSFEMPGGILSSGRSALLGPLGMTEWQWPGTPQLITTQNPWRDSTDYDKVYQAILDVARSHPQLTLVDTHAAFVAKGKDATLYRDNIHPNDAGSQLIARTLFGSYLASAPDSGFQTPCWPKLPAANLIANGDFTEWSGSAPAGWNLSAPGTVVKSTDTTFSPSFAYSLALRANGSQSAALFHYVRNAEAAAIIGKTISFAILYKNSAEQRPPYVTLVTKSGGATRTINCSALQFSNVSTSVNSGWMWATANGISIDPDISPDGYSFYLRMMPAFGTSPPSSNEPLYIQRVIAVEGAMPKGNLSG, encoded by the coding sequence ATGATCGGCGTGACGCTCGGCATTATTCCCGGGAACAGGGCAGCCATCGTCCCCTCCCTAAACGCGCTTTCGCCTTTGCGCGCACGCCTGACCGCCGGCCAGAACGCCACGATCTTCGTGAATGGGGACAGCACCGCCTATGCCGACGGTGGACCATTCCAGCAGTTCGCCTCAATGCTTGGCGATCTTCACGATACAAAGGTCGTATTGTACCGCTGGGCCGAATGGCAGATAAATGCAGCAACCGGACCAAAAGCTTACGCCGATCCGATCACGCTGCGCAACACCGGTGAGGGTCCAACGCTCACGGTCTATCTCGCGGCGCTGCCTGGCGGTATGGCAGGCTACATGCTTGCAGACCAGCGCGCGGCGGCGCTGAGGATTCCACGCCCCGATCTGTGCATTCTGCATCATGGTCACAATATGCAGAGCTTCGAGATGCCAGGGGGCATCTTAAGTTCCGGACGATCTGCACTGCTGGGGCCACTCGGCATGACCGAATGGCAATGGCCCGGCACACCGCAACTCATCACCACCCAGAACCCCTGGCGTGACAGTACGGATTACGACAAGGTCTATCAGGCAATACTTGATGTGGCTCGATCCCACCCGCAGCTGACGCTGGTGGATACACATGCGGCATTTGTGGCAAAGGGTAAGGACGCGACCCTTTACCGGGACAACATCCATCCGAACGATGCCGGCTCACAGCTCATTGCCCGCACTCTGTTCGGTTCCTATCTGGCTTCGGCACCAGATAGCGGCTTTCAGACACCGTGCTGGCCGAAGCTCCCTGCTGCAAATCTCATCGCCAACGGAGATTTCACCGAGTGGTCGGGCTCTGCCCCGGCAGGCTGGAACCTGAGCGCGCCCGGCACCGTCGTCAAAAGCACCGACACCACCTTTTCCCCATCCTTCGCTTACAGTCTCGCCTTGCGCGCCAATGGCAGCCAGTCGGCCGCACTGTTTCATTATGTCCGGAATGCAGAGGCTGCAGCGATAATCGGCAAAACCATATCCTTTGCGATTCTCTACAAAAACAGCGCGGAGCAACGTCCGCCTTATGTCACGCTGGTTACGAAAAGCGGCGGAGCGACAAGGACCATCAATTGTTCAGCCCTGCAATTTTCGAATGTAAGCACTTCTGTGAACAGCGGCTGGATGTGGGCAACGGCGAACGGAATCTCCATCGACCCCGATATCAGCCCGGATGGTTACTCATTTTATCTGCGGATGATGCCAGCCTTTGGCACCAGCCCACCCAGCTCCAACGAACCACTTTACATTCAGAGAGTAATCGCCGTGGAAGGTGCCATGCCCAAAGGCAATCTGAGCGGCTGA
- a CDS encoding O-antigen ligase family protein — protein sequence MTRRANMVSSHPSPLPAFIVAMPLFPSRTIGVPGHFLSIFVFFIGFFIQCNVLTSNLGLRFLNITDMLVLMTLPVIALLYIRCLTPSILLFYLIPLTLLFVLSAGFADDRGEGEFYTTAMTYFYAVYFLFFAYLLFKENLLELFCWGMFAGFVAVTILLFLDIFIHDQLASIGLSFKFDEAAVLEAAAKGEMDPLLLRVEKAGGIWPVGNTAGPAFALAGAAAAYLAERYRRPVLFAVFLFVYLASFTLTLNRSGVFAVLAIGLYFYIRNFSIRMLLSTYFGFALSALVLASVLPFGVFDFAEQAFSKRFLEDSNSSNNVQERLGTLIGGFQVMLNHPLGVGFTARSQELSAISHSGTPHNGFLATAYASGIGFCFLGAFGLVYAIFRKRKISFFTYSAIGVIIGYQFEELNFNPVFMAHVGLALAYAFIDLDFRLFLKNTMLRITGIANEEPRVTTQST from the coding sequence ATGACCAGACGTGCAAATATGGTGTCATCGCATCCGTCGCCATTACCGGCTTTTATCGTGGCGATGCCCCTTTTTCCTTCAAGGACAATAGGGGTTCCCGGTCACTTCCTGTCGATCTTTGTGTTCTTCATCGGCTTCTTCATTCAATGCAATGTCCTGACCAGCAATCTCGGCCTGCGCTTTCTCAACATTACCGATATGCTGGTGCTGATGACCTTGCCCGTCATTGCCCTCCTCTACATTCGTTGCCTGACACCTTCCATCCTTCTGTTTTACCTTATCCCGCTCACTTTGCTTTTCGTGCTCTCAGCTGGCTTTGCCGATGATCGCGGCGAAGGAGAATTTTACACGACGGCGATGACCTATTTTTACGCCGTCTATTTTCTGTTTTTCGCCTATCTTCTGTTCAAGGAGAACCTTCTCGAGCTGTTCTGCTGGGGCATGTTTGCGGGCTTCGTTGCAGTGACGATCCTGCTATTTCTGGACATCTTCATACATGACCAGCTGGCCTCCATCGGCCTGTCGTTCAAATTCGATGAAGCCGCCGTCCTAGAAGCCGCTGCAAAAGGTGAAATGGATCCGCTGCTCTTGCGTGTCGAGAAGGCGGGCGGAATTTGGCCGGTAGGCAACACAGCCGGCCCGGCCTTTGCCCTTGCCGGCGCGGCAGCCGCATATCTTGCGGAGCGCTACCGGCGGCCGGTTCTGTTCGCCGTGTTTCTGTTTGTCTATCTGGCAAGTTTCACGCTCACACTCAACCGGTCGGGCGTGTTTGCCGTTCTCGCCATCGGGCTCTATTTCTATATCAGAAACTTCTCGATCAGGATGTTGCTCAGCACATATTTCGGCTTCGCTCTTTCCGCGCTTGTCCTCGCCTCCGTACTGCCATTTGGCGTCTTTGATTTCGCAGAACAGGCATTTTCAAAACGTTTTTTGGAGGACAGCAACAGCAGCAACAATGTGCAGGAAAGGCTGGGGACGCTCATCGGCGGCTTTCAGGTGATGCTCAATCATCCTTTAGGCGTCGGTTTCACCGCACGGAGCCAGGAATTATCGGCAATATCGCATAGCGGCACACCGCATAACGGCTTTCTGGCCACCGCCTACGCATCTGGCATCGGGTTTTGTTTTCTTGGCGCCTTTGGGCTTGTTTATGCGATTTTCCGGAAGCGGAAAATCAGCTTTTTTACCTATTCGGCAATCGGAGTCATTATCGGCTATCAATTTGAAGAACTGAATTTCAATCCTGTCTTCATGGCCCATGTCGGCCTTGCTCTCGCATATGCTTTCATCGATCTGGACTTCAGGCTTTTTCTGAAAAATACGATGCTGCGCATCACAGGAATAGCCAATGAAGAACCCCGGGTGACAACACAGTCCACCTGA
- the greA gene encoding transcription elongation factor GreA, with translation MSVAFTKEDSAETAAETVLPDRVISPHPNLVTEAGLKALELQLHAAREACEAANTIEDVNERRRLSASPLRDIRYFAERVRTAQLMPHPPVDGIVAFGSLVTFSRDDGRTQQFRIVGEDEANPAAGSMSYVSPVARALMGKTAGDLVSLGGKEIEIVAVA, from the coding sequence TTGAGCGTAGCCTTTACCAAGGAAGACAGTGCCGAAACAGCAGCCGAAACGGTTCTGCCCGATCGGGTGATTTCGCCGCATCCCAATCTGGTGACCGAAGCCGGACTGAAAGCGCTGGAACTGCAGCTGCATGCGGCGCGCGAAGCCTGCGAAGCGGCCAACACCATTGAAGACGTCAATGAAAGACGGCGGCTTTCCGCCAGCCCCCTGCGCGACATCAGGTATTTCGCCGAGCGTGTCCGCACCGCCCAACTCATGCCGCACCCGCCTGTGGATGGCATCGTCGCTTTTGGCAGCCTGGTAACCTTCAGCCGCGATGACGGACGGACGCAACAATTCCGGATTGTCGGTGAAGACGAGGCTAATCCTGCTGCGGGATCAATGTCTTATGTTTCCCCTGTCGCCCGGGCGTTGATGGGGAAGACGGCCGGTGATCTGGTCAGTTTGGGTGGGAAGGAAATTGAGATCGTCGCGGTTGCGTGA
- a CDS encoding family 16 glycosylhydrolase, with translation MARTVVNALGDTLYYSDSSTGFFSATGSGPLLTGTGGNDSMWGDSSVNVTMAGGTGDDIYYLYSSINRAVENAGEGIDTIDTWMSYTLPDNFENLRVTGDGRYAFGNSLDNIITGGSGSQTIDGGAGNDVLIGGGGADTFVFTSGNGTDLIMDFSANDTIRLNGYGITSFDQLVSSATQQGSDLWLNFSNGEAVVLAGTTIDDLQADQFELSLDRSSLTQTFADEFDALSLRSGDQGTWDAKYWWAPEKGSSLTTNGEAQWYINPAYAGTSEVNPFSIENGVLTITAAETAQSVADEVEGYDYTSGMLNTYSSFSQTYGYFEIRADMPTDRGAWPAFWLLPEDGSWPPELDVIEMRGQNPNTLIMSTHSNATGEQASVINNVSVPSTEGFHTYGVLWDAEHVTWYFDDVAVAQTDTPDDMHDPMYMVVNLAVGGMAGTPSATDFSDGSQMMIDYIRAYSLSDWAV, from the coding sequence ATGGCCCGGACAGTAGTGAATGCGCTTGGGGATACGCTCTATTATAGCGACAGTTCCACCGGATTTTTCTCAGCCACGGGTTCCGGTCCACTGCTCACCGGCACCGGTGGTAATGATTCCATGTGGGGTGACAGTTCCGTCAATGTGACGATGGCGGGCGGCACGGGCGATGATATCTATTATCTCTATTCCAGCATCAACCGCGCGGTGGAAAATGCCGGGGAAGGCATCGACACGATCGATACCTGGATGAGCTACACCCTGCCCGACAATTTTGAGAATCTCAGGGTGACGGGCGATGGCCGTTACGCTTTCGGGAACTCGCTCGATAACATCATCACCGGTGGATCGGGCAGCCAGACGATCGATGGTGGAGCCGGCAATGACGTGCTGATCGGCGGCGGCGGTGCCGACACCTTCGTCTTCACCAGTGGCAACGGCACCGATCTCATCATGGATTTCAGCGCCAACGATACGATCCGGCTCAACGGTTACGGCATTACATCCTTCGATCAACTCGTCAGCAGTGCCACGCAGCAGGGCAGCGATCTGTGGCTGAATTTTTCGAACGGCGAAGCCGTGGTTCTTGCCGGAACGACCATCGACGACCTTCAGGCCGACCAGTTCGAGCTCAGTCTCGACCGGTCATCCCTGACCCAGACCTTTGCCGATGAATTCGATGCGCTGTCGCTGCGCAGCGGCGATCAGGGAACCTGGGATGCCAAATATTGGTGGGCTCCGGAAAAGGGAAGTTCGCTGACGACGAATGGCGAGGCGCAATGGTATATCAACCCTGCTTATGCCGGCACGTCGGAGGTCAACCCGTTCAGCATCGAGAACGGCGTGCTGACCATCACCGCTGCGGAAACGGCACAATCCGTCGCCGATGAGGTCGAGGGTTACGATTATACCTCCGGCATGCTGAACACCTATTCCTCCTTCAGCCAGACCTATGGATATTTCGAAATCCGCGCCGATATGCCGACCGACCGCGGCGCATGGCCGGCCTTCTGGCTTCTGCCGGAGGACGGATCATGGCCGCCGGAACTCGATGTCATCGAAATGCGCGGGCAAAATCCCAACACGCTCATCATGTCCACCCATTCCAACGCCACTGGTGAACAGGCATCGGTCATCAACAATGTCAGCGTGCCGAGTACGGAAGGGTTTCACACCTATGGTGTGTTGTGGGATGCCGAACATGTTACCTGGTATTTCGACGATGTCGCGGTGGCGCAGACGGATACGCCTGACGATATGCACGACCCCATGTATATGGTCGTCAATCTCGCCGTCGGCGGCATGGCGGGAACGCCCTCTGCCACTGATTTCAGCGATGGCTCGCAGATGATGATCGACTACATCAGGGCCTATTCGTTGTCCGACTGGGCCGTTTGA
- a CDS encoding TIM barrel protein translates to MTNLIGTGFNAGSDNGELATLESDLRALAEIGCDTVEIAATSLDMIAGGRIIEERADRFVALAKEFDFRYTVHGLVSSNFMDPVTCRYQIDAAKALAVLCDRIGAGILVQHSGALRADQIAERADADAREREALFELAEFCKPYGVRIALENIFSTEPGQYRQTPAEVAATVKAVDHDNVVALIDFSHAYLESTYRGLDFREQLRAMAPVAGHLHVHDSFGRPQGFYEAYFTQENTALGIGDLHMPLGWGDIEWESIFSELTFLPETVLMMEIGRRYRAEQPSSLKTAKHLMSLYAARTQLAAE, encoded by the coding sequence ATGACAAATCTGATTGGTACCGGCTTTAACGCCGGCTCTGATAACGGCGAACTGGCCACCCTTGAAAGCGATCTGCGCGCACTGGCCGAGATTGGCTGCGACACGGTGGAAATTGCGGCGACCAGCCTCGATATGATCGCCGGTGGCCGCATCATCGAAGAGCGTGCCGACCGTTTCGTGGCGCTCGCGAAAGAGTTCGACTTCCGCTACACCGTGCATGGTCTGGTTTCGTCCAATTTCATGGACCCTGTGACTTGCCGTTACCAGATCGATGCCGCCAAGGCGCTCGCTGTCCTCTGCGACCGCATCGGCGCAGGCATCCTCGTCCAGCATAGTGGCGCGCTGCGTGCCGACCAGATTGCCGAGCGTGCCGATGCCGATGCCCGTGAGCGCGAAGCGCTGTTCGAACTTGCGGAATTCTGCAAACCCTATGGCGTGCGTATCGCGCTTGAGAATATCTTCTCCACCGAACCCGGCCAGTATCGTCAGACGCCGGCCGAGGTGGCAGCGACCGTGAAGGCTGTTGATCACGACAATGTCGTGGCGCTGATCGATTTCAGCCATGCCTATCTCGAATCCACCTATCGTGGTCTCGATTTCCGCGAGCAGCTTCGCGCCATGGCGCCCGTTGCCGGCCATCTGCATGTGCACGATTCCTTCGGCCGGCCGCAGGGCTTCTACGAGGCCTATTTCACACAGGAAAATACCGCGCTGGGTATCGGCGATCTGCATATGCCACTCGGCTGGGGTGATATCGAGTGGGAGAGCATCTTCTCGGAACTGACCTTCCTTCCAGAGACGGTGCTGATGATGGAAATCGGCCGTCGTTACCGCGCCGAGCAGCCGTCAAGCCTTAAAACCGCCAAGCATCTCATGTCGCTTTACGCCGCCCGGACGCAGCTTGCGGCTGAGTAA
- a CDS encoding BTAD domain-containing putative transcriptional regulator yields the protein MMIHEGTKVAGNAELIPIRLFGTPRCDAVREAFFPSKGFALIAALILAPNQSLSRQSAASLLWENVEQKRALGNLRQLILRLQKLPNEDEAILLTEGNDLKAGKLAQRTDLAIFLAGARTEDPMRRLQALLEFGGDLLDGLDAGQDHLYLWLLSERRRLKDLFFSSYTQLLEELTRFGRASSNDIARLAECARKIEPEREETYRAAMAAYARIGNISACEGMFGLLLEQLRQEARSPEAETVALRRRIQSLASTITTPAEPDEASRRKATAKPRVAFGLPARVDGLPASPVMHAFIEDVANSLVRYRTFTVLSPHSTFALSRDRADDGYAMLRADYRIMSSVFDDTGMSVALIEEATGEIVWSLEVVLSERHIHTAFRLLSKQVAAALAREIERLQVEPDRNHSGEAYRQLLEGQQLLRGKCDLPLLRRARSMFRRAVDLDHSMAVARARVAQSLQLEWLMLGGNDPHLLHRAKAEADASVEIDPALGVGHWMCAVVALYQRDFDMSAEKFFEAEALAPNSADLLLQHADALAHFGDAETAWEKFQQAIDLNPLAPDIYWWAGASIAFKREDYGAAVELCARMENDEPALRVLTASHALHGDLAAARETGGRLQENYPGMSAREISSLSPDRDPIANEKFYHALRLAGIK from the coding sequence ATGATGATTCATGAGGGGACAAAAGTGGCTGGGAACGCTGAACTGATACCGATCAGGCTTTTTGGCACCCCGCGCTGTGACGCGGTGAGGGAAGCGTTTTTCCCGTCCAAGGGTTTTGCCCTGATAGCCGCCCTCATCCTTGCGCCCAACCAGTCGCTTTCCCGCCAGTCCGCCGCATCGCTCCTGTGGGAAAATGTCGAGCAGAAACGCGCACTCGGCAATTTACGACAGCTCATTCTGCGCCTCCAGAAGCTGCCCAATGAAGACGAGGCCATCCTTCTGACCGAAGGGAACGATCTGAAGGCCGGAAAGCTGGCACAGCGGACCGACCTTGCTATCTTCCTTGCCGGCGCGAGAACCGAAGACCCGATGCGGCGGCTGCAGGCCCTGCTTGAATTCGGCGGCGATCTGCTGGACGGACTGGATGCCGGGCAGGATCATCTCTACCTCTGGCTGTTGTCGGAACGTCGCCGTCTCAAGGACCTGTTCTTTTCGAGCTACACGCAGCTGCTGGAGGAGCTGACCCGCTTTGGCCGCGCCAGCTCCAACGATATCGCGAGACTTGCCGAATGCGCGCGCAAGATCGAACCGGAGCGCGAGGAAACCTACCGCGCCGCCATGGCCGCCTATGCGCGGATCGGAAATATCAGCGCCTGCGAGGGCATGTTCGGGCTGTTGCTGGAGCAGCTGCGTCAGGAGGCGCGCTCGCCGGAAGCCGAGACCGTGGCGCTGAGACGCCGGATACAGAGTCTTGCCTCAACGATAACCACCCCCGCCGAACCGGACGAAGCCAGCCGGCGAAAAGCCACCGCGAAACCGCGCGTCGCCTTCGGCCTGCCCGCGCGGGTGGACGGGCTGCCGGCATCGCCGGTCATGCACGCCTTTATCGAGGATGTGGCCAACAGCCTGGTGCGCTACCGAACCTTCACCGTCCTTTCGCCGCACAGCACCTTTGCGCTCTCGCGGGACCGGGCCGATGATGGTTATGCCATGTTGCGGGCCGACTACCGGATCATGTCGTCGGTTTTCGACGATACCGGCATGTCAGTGGCGCTGATCGAGGAAGCGACCGGCGAAATCGTCTGGTCGCTGGAAGTGGTCCTCTCCGAGCGGCACATCCACACCGCCTTTCGTCTGCTCTCCAAACAGGTGGCTGCGGCGCTTGCCCGGGAGATCGAGCGACTGCAGGTGGAACCCGACCGGAACCACAGCGGCGAGGCCTACCGGCAATTGCTGGAGGGCCAGCAGCTCCTGCGCGGCAAATGCGACCTGCCGCTTCTGCGCCGAGCCCGTTCGATGTTCCGCAGAGCCGTCGATCTCGATCACAGCATGGCCGTCGCCCGCGCCCGGGTGGCGCAGAGCCTGCAGCTGGAATGGCTGATGCTGGGCGGCAACGACCCTCATCTGCTGCACCGCGCCAAGGCGGAGGCTGACGCATCCGTTGAGATCGACCCCGCCCTCGGCGTTGGCCACTGGATGTGCGCCGTGGTGGCGCTCTACCAGCGGGATTTCGACATGTCCGCCGAAAAATTCTTCGAGGCGGAGGCGCTTGCGCCCAACTCCGCCGATCTCCTGCTCCAGCATGCGGATGCACTTGCCCACTTTGGCGATGCCGAGACCGCCTGGGAGAAGTTCCAGCAGGCGATCGATCTCAACCCGCTCGCACCCGATATCTACTGGTGGGCAGGCGCCAGCATCGCCTTCAAGCGCGAGGATTACGGCGCGGCGGTGGAATTATGCGCGCGAATGGAAAATGACGAGCCGGCCCTGCGGGTGCTGACCGCAAGCCACGCGTTGCATGGCGATTTGGCCGCTGCCCGGGAAACCGGCGGCAGGCTTCAGGAAAACTATCCGGGTATGTCGGCGAGGGAGATCAGCAGCCTTTCTCCAGACCGTGACCCGATAGCGAATGAAAAATTCTATCACGCACTTCGATTAGCTGGGATCAAATAG
- a CDS encoding YcaO-like family protein has product MTGAGALISATAASRHADASFFDPELLRQFGITRVGDVTGLDIIGIPVWFAVRPNSRGLSVSQGKGLVAEQARLSAIMEAVEGAVAEDTRKHVSAFGSLEQMRVKGVPLIPFETVGRVDPDRLDPRRERGWVKGISVRRQQEVFAPYELIGMDFRADFPWDRQAFLMSSQGLAAGFNHDQAVLHALLELVENDACFLVDTFETRTIAPEPVTFPAGVDTAFDSLVGRLSEIDLTPSFFDMTNTLGVPVVMASLPRSVNALDGPATRNAAGAACRPATYDAAVAALLEAIQSRLTDISGARDDLSPLRYQRDMLSAPASARQPVERTPVQLDLVTDDGFLPPWRQLAERLFTAGIEDIYVFALESGVPGLNVVRVLASGLTPTSGGLQNISPRTLDHFLSAGGLR; this is encoded by the coding sequence TTGACCGGTGCCGGTGCTCTCATATCAGCGACAGCGGCTTCAAGGCATGCGGACGCATCGTTCTTCGATCCCGAACTGCTCCGGCAGTTCGGGATTACCCGTGTCGGTGACGTGACCGGTCTCGATATTATCGGCATACCCGTCTGGTTTGCGGTGCGCCCCAATTCGCGCGGGCTCTCGGTTTCGCAAGGCAAGGGGCTTGTTGCGGAACAGGCGCGGCTCTCGGCGATCATGGAAGCGGTCGAAGGTGCCGTCGCTGAAGATACCCGCAAACATGTCTCCGCCTTCGGCTCTCTCGAGCAGATGCGGGTGAAGGGCGTTCCTCTCATTCCTTTCGAAACCGTCGGCCGCGTCGATCCGGACAGGCTGGATCCGCGGCGCGAACGCGGCTGGGTGAAGGGAATATCCGTTCGCCGGCAGCAGGAGGTATTTGCGCCCTACGAACTCATCGGCATGGATTTTCGCGCGGATTTCCCCTGGGATCGACAGGCTTTCCTCATGAGTTCGCAGGGTCTCGCGGCGGGGTTTAACCATGACCAGGCGGTTCTCCACGCCTTGCTCGAGCTCGTCGAAAACGATGCCTGCTTTCTCGTCGATACTTTCGAAACCCGCACGATCGCGCCGGAGCCGGTCACGTTTCCGGCCGGCGTCGATACGGCGTTCGACAGCCTTGTTGGCCGCCTTTCAGAGATTGACCTGACACCGTCCTTCTTCGACATGACGAATACACTCGGCGTGCCGGTGGTGATGGCAAGCCTTCCCCGCTCCGTTAACGCGCTGGACGGCCCCGCAACCCGCAATGCGGCGGGCGCCGCCTGCCGTCCAGCAACCTATGACGCCGCCGTTGCGGCGCTGCTCGAAGCGATCCAGTCGCGACTGACGGATATCAGCGGCGCGCGGGATGATCTCTCCCCGCTGCGTTACCAGCGAGACATGTTGAGTGCGCCTGCATCAGCGCGGCAACCGGTGGAACGGACGCCGGTGCAGCTTGATCTTGTAACGGATGACGGATTTTTGCCGCCCTGGCGCCAGCTTGCCGAGCGCCTTTTTACAGCTGGGATTGAGGACATTTATGTCTTCGCACTGGAATCGGGTGTCCCGGGCCTTAATGTCGTGCGGGTTCTGGCAAGCGGCCTTACCCCGACCAGCGGAGGCCTGCAGAACATATCGCCGCGGACGCTCGATCATTTCCTGAGCGCCGGAGGTCTTCGATGA
- a CDS encoding TfuA-like protein produces the protein MKTVVFAGPSIHGVTGEKISGLDLRGPAACGDIFDAVQQGVRTIGLIDGLYGDCAAVWHKEILHALSSGVTLLGAASMGALRAAECATFGMIGIGEIFAAYRDGRRFSDADVAVSHAPGELGYRSLTIALVDAEATLEACRDKITPEDHDTLLRVARHLHFTRRTWRTIAAEAGLGSEMANLLAKEAVSVKRNDAIELLEVLNAGELPSPPSPSWKLQNTVFFQQLAARRMTGEKTP, from the coding sequence ATGAAAACTGTGGTTTTTGCCGGCCCCTCCATCCACGGCGTCACTGGCGAAAAAATCTCAGGTCTCGATCTTCGCGGACCGGCCGCCTGCGGTGATATTTTCGATGCCGTGCAGCAGGGCGTCCGGACAATCGGTCTCATCGATGGCCTTTATGGGGACTGCGCCGCCGTCTGGCACAAGGAAATCCTGCATGCCCTGTCATCCGGCGTCACCCTTCTTGGGGCCGCCAGCATGGGAGCGCTCCGGGCAGCGGAATGCGCCACATTCGGCATGATAGGCATCGGCGAAATCTTCGCAGCCTATCGTGACGGACGACGGTTTTCGGACGCCGATGTCGCGGTCAGCCACGCGCCGGGTGAACTTGGCTATCGCTCGCTGACAATCGCGCTGGTCGACGCCGAGGCAACACTGGAAGCGTGCCGCGATAAAATCACACCCGAAGACCACGATACGCTGCTGCGCGTTGCCCGACACCTGCATTTTACCCGCAGAACATGGCGTACCATTGCCGCCGAAGCCGGGCTTGGTTCGGAAATGGCAAATCTTCTGGCCAAGGAGGCCGTTTCCGTAAAAAGAAACGACGCGATCGAGCTTCTGGAGGTGCTCAATGCCGGAGAGCTGCCGTCCCCGCCATCGCCATCATGGAAACTCCAGAACACGGTGTTTTTTCAGCAATTGGCGGCGCGGCGGATGACGGGAGAAAAGACGCCGTGA
- a CDS encoding helix-turn-helix domain-containing protein, giving the protein MQPKLPSPIDVHVGTQIRMRRKSLGMSQSALAGRLGITFQQVQKYEKGANRVGASRLQAIASVLGVDVSSLFANATPDVGNDNPAIGSINAMQSFVASNEGFSLNQAFSRIKSASIRRSIVALVTSLAATETAENTTAPEKKNDE; this is encoded by the coding sequence ATGCAGCCCAAACTCCCCAGCCCGATCGACGTGCATGTCGGCACCCAGATCAGAATGCGGCGCAAGTCGCTCGGCATGAGCCAGAGCGCTCTGGCCGGCCGGCTCGGCATCACCTTTCAGCAGGTCCAGAAGTACGAAAAAGGCGCAAATCGCGTTGGTGCATCGCGTTTACAGGCTATCGCATCCGTTCTTGGCGTCGATGTCAGCTCGCTTTTCGCCAATGCCACGCCCGATGTCGGAAACGACAATCCGGCCATCGGCTCGATAAATGCCATGCAGTCCTTCGTCGCTTCGAATGAAGGATTTTCGCTCAATCAGGCCTTTTCGCGAATCAAGAGCGCCAGCATCCGCCGAAGCATTGTCGCCCTCGTGACATCGCTCGCAGCGACCGAAACGGCGGAAAATACGACGGCGCCGGAGAAGAAAAACGACGAGTAA
- a CDS encoding ATP-binding cassette domain-containing protein, with product MTDQVTPLVEMRNISISFGGIHAVENASVDLFPGEVVALLGHNGAGKSTLIKILSGAYRRDGGDILINGEDADIRNPRDAKKYGIETIYQTLAVADNVDAAANLYLGRELKTKWGTLDDVAMEASAREVMGRLNPNFRRFKEPVKALSGGQRQSVAIARAILFDARILIMDEPTAALGPQETAQVGDLVKELKRQGIGIFLISHDIHDVFDLADRVFVMKNGKVVGHARTEDVTKDEVLGMIILGKVPPGAVPGPGAVAS from the coding sequence ATGACGGACCAAGTCACGCCCCTCGTGGAAATGCGCAATATTTCCATTTCCTTCGGCGGCATCCATGCGGTGGAAAACGCCTCTGTCGATCTTTTCCCCGGTGAGGTGGTCGCCCTTCTCGGCCATAATGGCGCGGGCAAATCGACGCTTATCAAAATCCTGTCGGGCGCATACCGGCGTGATGGCGGCGATATCCTCATCAATGGTGAGGATGCGGATATCCGTAATCCCCGCGACGCCAAGAAATACGGCATCGAGACCATCTACCAGACGCTTGCCGTGGCCGATAATGTCGATGCGGCGGCCAATCTTTATCTCGGCCGCGAGCTGAAGACGAAATGGGGCACGCTTGATGATGTCGCCATGGAAGCCTCGGCCCGCGAGGTGATGGGACGTCTCAATCCCAATTTCCGGCGGTTCAAGGAGCCGGTGAAGGCACTGTCAGGCGGCCAGCGGCAGTCCGTTGCCATTGCCCGCGCCATTCTGTTCGATGCCCGTATTCTCATCATGGACGAGCCAACAGCCGCCCTCGGGCCGCAGGAAACGGCGCAGGTGGGCGATCTCGTCAAGGAACTGAAACGGCAGGGCATTGGTATCTTCCTCATCAGCCACGACATTCACGACGTCTTCGATCTCGCTGATCGGGTTTTCGTGATGAAGAACGGTAAGGTTGTCGGCCATGCCCGGACCGAGGATGTCACTAAAGACGAGGTTCTGGGCATGATCATTCTGGGCAAGGTGCCGCCGGGTGCGGTGCCGGGGCCGGGCGCTGTGGCGTCGTGA